The stretch of DNA CCAAACTCGCCCGTGCCTTCGGCTGGCTTCCGGGAGACTGCCGTCCACCCGCATCGCGCGCCTCTTGCGGGCGCCGTGGCCGATCGTCCCTGCGCTCGATCTGCGGACGGGGCGGCGGATTGAAGCCGTCCGCGATCCCGCGCTGGATCGGCCGCTTGATCAAACGCTCGATCCCGCTCAGCAGCTTCAGCTCATCCTTCGCCACCAGCGACACCGCCGAACCGGCGTTGCCGGCACGCCCCGTGCGTCCGATGCGATGGACATAATCCTCGGGCACATTCGGCAACTCGAAATTCACCACGTGCGGCAACTGGTCGATATCCAGGCCGCGCGCGGCGATGTCGGTCGCTACCAGGACCGGCACCCGGCCGTCCTTGAAGTCTGCCAGCGCCTTGGTGCGCGCCGCCTGGCTCTTGTTGCCATGGATCGCCGCGGCCGGAATGCCGTCTTCGGCCAGTTTCTCCGCCAGCCGGTTCGCACCGTGCTTGGTCCGGGTGAACACCAGCACCTGACGCCAGTCGTGCCGGCGAATCAAATGGGTCAGCAAATCGCGCTTGTGCTCCTGGGCCACCAGGTGGACGGTCTGGTCCACCAGATCGGAAGCCGCGTTGCGGCGCGCCACTTCGACGTAGCCGGGATTGTTCAGCAGGCCGTCGGCGAGCGCCCGGATTTCGTCCGAGAAGGTGGCCGAAAACAACATGTTCTGCCGCCGTTTCGGCAGCAGCCCCAAAATCCGTCGGATGTCGCGAATGAACCCCATGTCCAGCATGCGGTCCGCCTCGTCGAGCACGAAGATTTCCACACCGGAAAGATCGACGGTCTTCTGCCCACAGTGATCGAGCAGCCGGCCCGGTGTGGCAACGAGGATGTCGACCCCGTGTTCCAGGGCACGAATCTGCGGGTTGAGTCCCACCCCACCGAACATGACCGTGGATTTCAGCGGAACGTGTTTGCCGTAGGTTTCGACCGATGCCTGAACCTGCGCCGCCAGTTCGCGGGTCGGCGTCAAAATGAGGCAGCGCGGGCGGCGGCTGCGGCGAGGAGCCTGGTTTTCGAGTAAGCGGTGCAGAATCGGCAAGGTGAAACCGGCGGTCTTGCCGGTTCCGGTCTGGGCCGCGGCGAGCAGATCGCCACCGGCGAGCAGCAACGGTATGGCCTGAGCCTGGATGGGCGTGGGATTGACGTAGCCCGCTTCGGAAACCGCGCGCAAAAGGGGTTGAGCCAGCCCCAAATCGGCGAACGCCGGGCCGGCAGAATTCAGTTCTGATGACATATTAAGGTAAGTGTCCTGCGACGGCCTGCCGCATCGCAAGCAAGGCGGCACCAATCGAGGCAGACGAATCAATGTATTGGGAGGGAATGACGAGCAGACGGCACGGTGATTGGTTGAACGTGCCACGGATGATTATAGGGGGATCCGGCGTCGATGTCACCCAGCAAATGCCCTCCCTCCCGTTCGCCTGCGAACATCCCCCGTACAGCGCGGGAAACGATGAATATTTCTCTTTTTCCCCCTGTCGAATGGAGCATTTTTGTTTTATTGTTGACCGCGGGTTTTCATGAACCTCGACGGGGGGTCTTTCGTGGGCAGCAAGCTATATGTAGGCAACTTGAACTATCGTGTCGGCGACGCCGATCTGGAACGGACCTTCGCGGCGTATGGCACCGTGAAATCGGCACAGGTGGTGATGGATCGCGCCACCGGCCGGTCCAGGGGATTCGGGTTCGTGGAAATGGGCAGCGACCAGGAGGCGCAAGCCGCCATCGCCGGGCTCAACGGCAAGGATATGGATGGACGCAATCTGATGGTCAATGAAGCTCGTCCGCCGGAAAGGCGCGGCGGCGGTGGCGACGTCAAGCGGGGCGGCGGCGGTAGGCGGTACTGACCGGGAACGGCACCATTGCAGGCTCGGAATCGGGTACCCTGCCGGCCATCCGTCACGCGGAAGGCCGGCATGCCCCGCATCACGAAGCCTGCCGCAGCCGATACTTGGTGATACGCTCGAGTAGAAGCGCCGCGTGATAGCAGGAATCCGTGGTTTTTTCCAGGATTCCCAGAATCTCGGTCCAGTCCGATTCGGCCAGGAGCGACAGGGTGCTGTAACGCCGGTGTGACTTCCGCCATGCGTGATACACCAGGTCCGCGCTCGCCTCCGACGCCTTGAGCTCCTCCCTGCATTGCTTGATGCTCGCGAGTTCGTTTCGCGGATAGTGGTCCATTTCCGCCGACAACCGCCGGACCATCGAAAGGGTAATCGCGAGAAGATCGAGGGCGGCGGCTTCCGCCTGCTGCGGCGTGAAAATGTCGATCACCCGGGCGGTGTCGTTCAGGCCGTCCAGAATGTCGTCGACATGCCTGGCGAATTGCTGGATCAACAGCACCAGTTCGGAATAGGGCGCGATCTCCAATGCATCATAGGCTTCGCGCATCAGCGCATCGCCTTTTTCTTCGAGCTGCCGGATCAGGCCGATATGCGGTTCGGCGGCGTCGAGGTCGGCAAAAAGCCTTTCCAGAGCCCGACCGCATTCGAGGCTGCAGCTCAGATGATCCTGGAATATTTTCTTGAGTGAACGGTCGGCGTGATCGAAATTCATATCGAATTCAGCATGGGAACGAAACGGCGGGATACGGGAAATATAGCCCGCTACAAACTACCATGATGAATCGCCGGCTTCCGCTTCCGGGGCGTTACCGTTTCGCGTCAATTCCGTGAAACTGAGCAGCTGCCATTCAAATGAAGCAGCGCCAGCAGAAAAAACGACGAGCCCGACATTTCCAGCAATTCCTCGACAGGCACCAGATAGAGATATCCGGCTAAGGGAATCTCGCTCTCCGCCCCCCATCCCCATTCGGCGGCCTCCAACAGTTGGGATGCCGCCCATGCCCCTGCGCCGGCGGCCCATAATCGCTTTTGCCAACGATCCGGCAACTGGGCAAAGAGAAAAAGCCAGCCGATGCCGGCAAAGGCCATGACCGGCAGGTAAAGGATCTGCCAGTCGACGCCGACGGCCTGCTCGATTCGCTCGTGGATCATCAGGAGTTCATCGAATCCCATCTCGAAAAACAGGGCCGCGAGCGCGAATGCCCAGGCATCGAGACGCCTGGAAGATGCCGCGCGAAAGGATTCCCACGCAGCCGCCAGGAGCAAACCGCCCGAAAACAGCGTGGGGACGGTGTACTCGCGGTCCAGGTCGAAATACTTGAGCCAAGTTCCCGGGCGAAGGTCGGCGAACACCCCGACCAGACCCAGCAGCAGGATCGTACCGAAAAGGAGGAAAACCATGTTGCCGAAAGCGATCCGATATTTGAGCCGGTCGATCCTGGCAAGAAATGCCGCATCCGTGGCCTTGTCTTTCATGTGGCAAGTCGCTTGGCGGAAAACCCTGGGAGTTCATGATACTTGGCCGCACGGCTTCTAATGCAATCGGCGGTTGGCGCCCGTCCCCGGCGGCAGACCTCGATTCGACAAGGTCCGGACGCTCGGGCGGATGCGGCCAAGGAATGGCAGTATCCTTAAAATACCGTCCCTGTCGCAACCTCGAGGCCAAGCAAATGGAAACGGTCAAATCATTTTCCGAATTCCTGGATGAAATGGTCGGCCGTTACGGCTCCCGGCTCGCGATGCAGTACCGTCCGCGCTACCGCACTCTCCGCTGGAGCTACCAGGAGCTCGGAGCCCGGGTCCAGCATCTGTCATCGTTGCTGGCCGAAGGTGGCGTCGGGACCGGCGACCGGGTTTTCCTTTTCGCCGAAAATTCGCCTCACTGGGTGGCGGCATTCTTCGCCGTTGCCGCGCGTGGCGCGGTCGTGGTTCCGCTCAATCCCAAAAGTCCTCCGGAACAGCTCGACCGCCTGGTGCAATCGGCCGAACCCCGGCTGGTTCTGGCTTCGCCCCGCTGCCGCTGGGAAGCGTTCCCTCTGCCCGTCATCGACATCGAACGTCCCGGCGCGGCGAAATCCGATCGGCCCGGCGATCCCGCCGCTCCCAGCCGGCTCGCCGAGATCATCTATACCTCGGGCACCACGGGCGACCCCAAGGGCGTCATGCTCACCCACGCGAACTTGCTGTCCGATCTGGACGCGGTTTCCCGCGCCGTTCCGCTCGAACCGGACGACCACGTGGTGAGCCTGGTGCCGTTGTTCCATGTCTATGGCCAGATGACCAGCCTGTTCTGCCCGCTCTCCGCCGGCTGTTCGGTCAGCTACCTCGCGGCACCGACCACCCGCAGCGTGCTCGAAGCCCTGGCGTTTACCCCCGCCACCCATCTGGTCGCCGTGCCGGAAGTCCTCAAGACCATGATGGACCGGCTGGAGGCCCGCATCGGCAGGATTCCCGGCTTCCTGCGCCCGTTGCTGCGCGGCCGGATCCGTGCGCGGATTTCCAGCTCTTTGCGGACCATCGTCTGCGGCGGCGCCCCGCTCGATCCGGTCGTCGAAGAGAAATGGTGGGCGCTGGGCTTCGAAGTGCTGCAGGGCTACGGCCTCACCGAAACCAGTCCGGTGATCGCCGCCAACACCCCCAAGGATCACCGCATCGGCTCGGTCGGCAAGCCACTGGCAGGGGTCGAACTGCGGATCGCCCCCGACGGTGAAATCCTGGTGAAGGGCCCCATGGTCATGGCCGGCTATTTCCGCGACCCGAAGCGCACCGAGGCGGCTTTCATCGACGGCTGGCTGAAGACCGACGACGCCGGCCATCTCGACGCCGACGGCTTCCTGTACGTCTCGGGCAGGAAGCGTTACATGATCCTGGGGCCGGGA from Methylococcus geothermalis encodes:
- a CDS encoding DEAD/DEAH box helicase — protein: MSSELNSAGPAFADLGLAQPLLRAVSEAGYVNPTPIQAQAIPLLLAGGDLLAAAQTGTGKTAGFTLPILHRLLENQAPRRSRRPRCLILTPTRELAAQVQASVETYGKHVPLKSTVMFGGVGLNPQIRALEHGVDILVATPGRLLDHCGQKTVDLSGVEIFVLDEADRMLDMGFIRDIRRILGLLPKRRQNMLFSATFSDEIRALADGLLNNPGYVEVARRNAASDLVDQTVHLVAQEHKRDLLTHLIRRHDWRQVLVFTRTKHGANRLAEKLAEDGIPAAAIHGNKSQAARTKALADFKDGRVPVLVATDIAARGLDIDQLPHVVNFELPNVPEDYVHRIGRTGRAGNAGSAVSLVAKDELKLLSGIERLIKRPIQRGIADGFNPPPRPQIERRDDRPRRPQEARDAGGRQSPGSQPKARASLGTRSAARHSPKPQQRRGGDGLRSQGGGKRG
- a CDS encoding DUF47 domain-containing protein, with protein sequence MNFDHADRSLKKIFQDHLSCSLECGRALERLFADLDAAEPHIGLIRQLEEKGDALMREAYDALEIAPYSELVLLIQQFARHVDDILDGLNDTARVIDIFTPQQAEAAALDLLAITLSMVRRLSAEMDHYPRNELASIKQCREELKASEASADLVYHAWRKSHRRYSTLSLLAESDWTEILGILEKTTDSCYHAALLLERITKYRLRQAS
- a CDS encoding RNA recognition motif domain-containing protein, giving the protein MNYRVGDADLERTFAAYGTVKSAQVVMDRATGRSRGFGFVEMGSDQEAQAAIAGLNGKDMDGRNLMVNEARPPERRGGGGDVKRGGGGRRY